From the genome of Ectobacillus sp. JY-23, one region includes:
- a CDS encoding BH0509 family protein — protein sequence MKREERRNMIEFIEKKKGLQRDELMYMTDEEVEYIYDVTYFMYEEIAE from the coding sequence ATGAAAAGAGAAGAACGCCGTAACATGATTGAGTTCATTGAAAAAAAGAAGGGGCTACAACGCGACGAGTTGATGTACATGACAGACGAAGAGGTAGAATACATTTATGATGTAACGTACTTTATGTACGAAGAAATTGCTGAATAA
- a CDS encoding fumarate hydratase, whose protein sequence is MEKLQESMYQLIVETSTNLPKDVRRAIQRAKERESAGTRSAMALDTITNNIKMADDNISPICQDTGMPTFKVKTPVGVNQLVIKEAIYKAIEQATADGKLRPNSVDSLFGNNSGNNLGAGTPVIKFEQWENDYIDARLILKGGGCENKNIQYSLPCELEGLGRAGRDLDGIRKCLMHAVYQAQGQGCSAGVIGVGIGGDRTSGYELAKEQLFRSLDDENSIPELRQLEEYVMENANKLGIGTMGFGGETTLLGCKIGVYHRLPASFFVSVAYNCWAYRRLGIKMNPETGEITEWLYQEGDDTLQHEAPQETETAQREIVLQAPITEEQIRELRVGDVVTINGMMYTGRDALHKHLMDNDCPVDLNGQIIYHCGPVVMKDGEKWTIKAAGPTTSIREEPYQGDIMKKFGLRAVIGKGGMGAKTLAALKEHGGVYLNAIGGAAQYYAECIKDVEGVDFMQFGIPEAMWHLRVEGFKAVVTMDSHGNSLHADVDKSSLEKLSQFKEPVFK, encoded by the coding sequence ATGGAAAAGCTTCAAGAAAGCATGTATCAGCTTATTGTTGAAACTTCAACAAACTTGCCAAAGGACGTGCGTCGCGCCATCCAGCGTGCGAAGGAACGTGAAAGCGCCGGCACTCGCTCTGCTATGGCTCTGGATACAATTACAAACAACATTAAAATGGCTGACGACAACATTTCACCGATTTGTCAGGACACGGGAATGCCTACGTTCAAGGTGAAAACACCAGTTGGTGTGAACCAGCTTGTCATCAAAGAAGCCATCTATAAAGCAATCGAACAAGCAACAGCTGACGGCAAGCTACGCCCAAACTCTGTTGACTCGCTATTTGGCAACAACAGCGGCAACAACCTTGGTGCGGGCACGCCGGTTATTAAGTTTGAACAATGGGAAAACGATTACATTGACGCGCGTCTTATCTTAAAGGGCGGCGGCTGTGAAAATAAAAATATTCAATACAGCTTACCATGTGAGCTAGAAGGCTTAGGACGCGCAGGACGCGACCTGGACGGTATTCGCAAATGCTTAATGCATGCTGTATATCAAGCGCAAGGACAGGGCTGCAGTGCTGGTGTAATCGGCGTCGGTATCGGCGGCGACCGCACATCAGGCTACGAGCTCGCAAAGGAGCAGCTATTCCGTTCCTTAGACGACGAAAACAGCATTCCAGAATTACGTCAGCTTGAAGAATACGTGATGGAAAACGCGAACAAGCTTGGCATTGGTACAATGGGCTTTGGCGGCGAAACAACGCTACTAGGCTGTAAAATTGGCGTATATCACCGCTTGCCGGCAAGCTTCTTTGTCTCCGTAGCGTACAACTGCTGGGCATACCGCCGTTTAGGTATTAAAATGAACCCGGAAACAGGCGAAATTACAGAATGGCTGTACCAAGAAGGCGACGACACGCTGCAGCACGAAGCGCCCCAAGAAACAGAAACAGCGCAGCGCGAAATCGTCCTGCAAGCACCAATTACAGAGGAGCAAATCCGCGAGCTTCGCGTCGGTGATGTTGTAACAATCAACGGCATGATGTATACAGGCCGCGATGCGCTTCATAAGCACCTAATGGACAACGACTGTCCGGTGGATCTCAACGGTCAAATTATCTATCACTGCGGTCCAGTTGTCATGAAGGACGGCGAAAAGTGGACGATTAAAGCCGCAGGTCCTACAACGAGTATTCGTGAGGAGCCGTATCAAGGCGATATCATGAAGAAATTTGGTCTGCGTGCGGTTATCGGTAAGGGCGGCATGGGTGCTAAAACGCTTGCAGCATTAAAAGAGCACGGTGGCGTGTATCTAAACGCAATCGGCGGCGCAGCACAGTACTACGCAGAATGCATCAAAGACGTAGAAGGCGTCGACTTCATGCAGTTTGGTATCCCAGAAGCGATGTGGCACCTGCGCGTAGAAGGCTTCAAAGCAGTTGTCACAATGGACTCTCACGGCAACAGCCTGCATGCTGATGTAGACAAATCCTCATTAGAAAAGCTATCACAATTTAAAGAGCCAGTATTCAAATAA
- the cax gene encoding calcium/proton exchanger, whose protein sequence is MNRIFFLLVLIGVPLSVIGNLLHFPQTIMFGVYCLTIIALAGFMGRATESLAIVSGPRIGGLLNATFGNAVELIISIFALKAGLTGVVLASLTGSVLGNLLLVGGLSFLVGGLKYKRQEFNVYDARHNSSLLIFAVVVAFVIPEVFSMNLNEEKTLTLSVGTSIILIVLYLAALFFKLVTHRGVYQHQSDEVEEHEEPEWGKGKALAILAVATLAVAYVSEALVHTFEAVGDKFGWSELFIGIIIVAIVGNAAEHASAILMAYKNKVNIAVEIAVGSTLQVAMFVAPVLVLISFFFETQMPLVFTLPELIAMITAVFLTIAVSNDGDTNWFEGGTLLAAYFIMGIGFYLL, encoded by the coding sequence ATGAACAGAATCTTTTTTCTGTTAGTATTGATTGGCGTTCCGCTTTCTGTAATTGGAAATCTTCTTCATTTTCCCCAAACAATTATGTTTGGTGTCTATTGCCTAACTATTATTGCTTTGGCGGGCTTTATGGGGCGCGCAACAGAGAGTCTAGCCATTGTATCAGGACCGCGAATTGGCGGTTTGTTAAATGCAACATTCGGCAACGCTGTAGAACTTATTATTTCTATTTTTGCTTTAAAAGCGGGGTTAACAGGTGTTGTACTCGCATCTCTAACGGGTTCGGTGTTAGGAAACCTGCTGCTTGTTGGCGGTCTTTCCTTTTTAGTAGGGGGACTGAAATATAAACGCCAGGAGTTTAATGTGTATGATGCACGTCATAACTCGTCGCTCCTTATCTTTGCTGTTGTGGTTGCGTTTGTTATTCCTGAAGTATTTTCAATGAATCTCAATGAAGAGAAGACATTGACGCTTAGTGTAGGAACATCCATTATACTCATTGTGTTATACTTGGCAGCACTGTTTTTCAAGCTGGTGACGCACCGAGGTGTGTATCAGCATCAAAGTGATGAAGTAGAAGAACACGAGGAACCGGAATGGGGCAAAGGAAAAGCACTTGCCATTTTGGCAGTGGCAACACTTGCTGTTGCATATGTATCTGAAGCACTTGTACATACATTTGAAGCAGTTGGAGACAAATTCGGTTGGTCTGAATTGTTTATCGGTATCATTATCGTCGCAATTGTCGGAAATGCTGCTGAACATGCTTCGGCTATTTTGATGGCGTACAAAAATAAAGTAAACATCGCAGTTGAAATCGCAGTTGGTTCTACTTTGCAGGTAGCGATGTTTGTTGCACCTGTGCTTGTATTAATTTCTTTTTTCTTTGAAACACAAATGCCTCTTGTGTTCACACTTCCAGAGCTCATCGCTATGATTACAGCGGTATTTCTAACAATTGCTGTTTCAAATGATGGAGACACGAACTGGTTTGAGGGCGGAACCTTATTGGCTGCTTATTTTATCATGGGTATTGGTTTTTACCTTCTATAA
- a CDS encoding zinc ribbon domain-containing protein → MKIRTKNLIALKKHLFTNILFCADCGRGMWYRSRRKGYIYGSYARYGKKACSIHNIKKQNSINITRLVHLLNDHYFVKQLVIGINQSYRKSKVALSKVKELLLVC, encoded by the coding sequence ATGAAAATTCGGACTAAAAATCTTATCGCTCTAAAGAAACACCTATTCACAAATATTCTTTTTTGTGCGGATTGTGGCAGAGGGATGTGGTATCGCTCACGTAGAAAAGGCTATATTTATGGTAGCTACGCCCGCTATGGAAAAAAAGCGTGCTCAATCCATAATATTAAAAAACAAAACTCAATTAATATTACGAGACTAGTCCATTTACTTAATGATCATTATTTTGTAAAACAACTAGTAATAGGAATTAACCAGTCGTATAGAAAAAGTAAAGTTGCACTAAGTAAAGTAAAAGAGCTACTTCTTGTATGCTAG
- a CDS encoding DNA-3-methyladenine glycosylase: protein MWRKTVELQNPYNWEQVLQRLAMDPLHAVDIEKSEIKVPLIVNETEIVVSVQGTGPLAAPAFVITSEGPEEDIIQRISKIFGWQQDMERIHSHFLQTNLRPIFKTFAYTPIVLEFNYFDCLVRCIIHQQLNLKFAFTLTERFVHTYGKQIDGVWFYPTPAVVAKITVEELRALQFSQRKAEYMIHLAQHIVSGHLHLDDLGAMSDEEVMKTLLPLRGIGPWTVQNFLMFALGRPNMFPKADIGLQRAVQQLLGLSQKPDDHMLEELKQQWEPYGSYASLYLWRSIE from the coding sequence ATGTGGAGAAAGACGGTCGAACTACAAAACCCGTATAACTGGGAACAAGTCCTGCAGCGGCTAGCAATGGATCCGCTGCACGCAGTAGATATAGAAAAAAGTGAAATCAAAGTGCCACTTATCGTGAACGAAACAGAAATAGTTGTCTCCGTCCAAGGAACTGGCCCCCTTGCAGCACCTGCGTTTGTCATAACAAGCGAGGGACCGGAAGAAGATATTATCCAGCGCATTAGTAAGATCTTTGGGTGGCAACAAGACATGGAACGCATTCACAGCCATTTCTTACAAACAAACCTGCGTCCTATCTTTAAAACCTTTGCGTACACACCAATTGTGCTCGAATTTAACTACTTTGACTGCCTAGTGCGCTGCATCATCCACCAGCAGCTTAACCTAAAATTCGCCTTTACCCTGACAGAACGCTTCGTTCACACCTACGGCAAGCAAATCGACGGTGTTTGGTTTTACCCAACACCTGCAGTTGTCGCAAAGATAACCGTAGAAGAACTGCGCGCCCTGCAGTTTAGCCAACGAAAAGCAGAATATATGATTCACCTCGCGCAGCACATCGTCAGCGGCCACCTACACTTAGACGATCTTGGGGCAATGAGTGACGAAGAAGTCATGAAAACCTTGTTACCACTGCGCGGCATTGGACCATGGACCGTCCAAAACTTTTTAATGTTCGCGCTCGGACGACCAAACATGTTTCCAAAAGCAGACATCGGTCTTCAGCGCGCCGTCCAGCAGCTGCTTGGACTTTCACAAAAGCCAGACGATCACATGCTAGAGGAATTGAAACAACAATGGGAGCCATATGGGAGCTACGCATCCCTGTACCTATGGCGTAGTATAGAGTAG
- a CDS encoding SE1561 family protein has translation MGNATNNKDSQLVYLKERLNMFVQVIDTIEPEEVELEDIDRLLGMLDELEHKCEQFKKGE, from the coding sequence ATGGGCAACGCTACAAACAACAAAGATTCACAACTAGTATATTTGAAGGAACGTTTAAATATGTTTGTCCAAGTTATCGATACAATTGAGCCAGAGGAAGTGGAGCTTGAAGATATCGACCGCTTGCTTGGTATGCTGGACGAGCTTGAGCATAAGTGTGAGCAATTCAAAAAAGGCGAGTAA
- the pdaA gene encoding delta-lactam-biosynthetic de-N-acetylase, whose amino-acid sequence MNKKRIAFAVLVMMLMCIPSAVFAYANAANHWGTPRNNQEQPPDAGKEFTSLIEKYDSFYLGDTSKKDIYLTFDNGYENGYTEKILNVLKKKKVPATFFITGQYIKEQPKIVKRMVKDGHIIGNHSWHHPDLTSVSDTRFRKELQLLEDEVKSLTGQKELKYLRPPRGIFSERTLALSKEMGYYNVFWSLAFIDWKVDQQRGWKYAHDSVMNQIHPGAIILLHSVSSDNAEALGKIIDDLRKRGYTFKSLDDLTNAKFGPKINY is encoded by the coding sequence ATGAACAAAAAACGGATTGCCTTCGCTGTACTCGTAATGATGCTGATGTGCATCCCATCAGCGGTATTCGCCTATGCGAATGCTGCCAATCATTGGGGGACACCGCGAAACAACCAAGAACAGCCGCCAGATGCAGGTAAAGAATTCACTAGCCTGATTGAGAAATACGATAGCTTTTACCTAGGTGATACAAGCAAAAAAGACATTTACCTCACATTCGATAACGGATATGAAAATGGCTATACGGAAAAGATTTTAAACGTATTGAAAAAGAAAAAAGTGCCGGCAACCTTCTTTATCACAGGTCAATATATTAAAGAACAGCCTAAAATCGTCAAGCGCATGGTTAAGGATGGCCACATTATTGGCAACCATTCCTGGCACCATCCTGATCTTACATCCGTTAGCGACACCCGCTTTCGAAAAGAACTGCAGCTACTTGAGGACGAAGTAAAAAGCTTAACCGGTCAAAAAGAACTGAAATACCTTCGCCCACCGCGTGGCATCTTTAGCGAACGCACTCTTGCTTTATCAAAAGAAATGGGCTATTACAACGTATTTTGGTCACTCGCTTTTATTGACTGGAAGGTGGACCAACAACGCGGCTGGAAGTATGCACATGACAGCGTTATGAATCAAATTCATCCCGGCGCTATCATCCTGCTTCACTCCGTATCGAGCGACAACGCTGAGGCGCTCGGAAAAATCATCGACGACCTTCGCAAGCGCGGCTATACATTCAAAAGCCTAGATGATTTGACAAATGCCAAATTTGGCCCAAAAATCAACTATTAA
- a CDS encoding YitT family protein, with translation MIRFCFFVAGIVLLTLGVALTLKSNLGAGPWDALTAGQAATLGFTVGTWVIINGALLLFVNAFLVKEKPQFPAMLTFFGIGFMLDVWLLQMKGWQPEGDADRAATLTAGILLLALGVSMYLQSRYPANPIDNLMLSLQKRFGTNLMASKTIGEVGALVLAIFLHGPVGWGTLLIAIVIGPLIQALYHPVGAFMQKCGMSVKK, from the coding sequence ATGATACGATTTTGTTTTTTTGTGGCAGGCATTGTACTGCTGACCTTAGGCGTTGCTCTTACTTTAAAATCAAACCTTGGCGCTGGCCCATGGGATGCACTAACGGCAGGACAAGCAGCAACACTGGGATTTACAGTCGGTACTTGGGTGATTATTAACGGCGCTCTGCTATTGTTTGTAAATGCTTTTTTAGTAAAGGAAAAACCGCAGTTTCCAGCGATGTTAACCTTTTTTGGAATTGGCTTTATGCTCGACGTTTGGCTGCTGCAAATGAAGGGATGGCAGCCGGAAGGAGATGCCGATAGAGCCGCTACATTAACAGCGGGTATTCTTTTACTTGCCCTTGGCGTATCCATGTACCTGCAATCACGCTATCCAGCCAATCCTATTGATAATTTAATGCTTTCTCTGCAAAAGCGCTTTGGTACGAATTTAATGGCCTCTAAAACCATTGGAGAAGTGGGTGCGCTTGTACTTGCTATTTTCCTGCACGGTCCTGTTGGCTGGGGAACGCTGCTGATTGCCATCGTCATCGGTCCTCTCATTCAAGCTTTATATCATCCTGTAGGCGCTTTTATGCAAAAGTGTGGTATGAGCGTAAAAAAATGA
- the yfkAB gene encoding radical SAM/CxCxxxxC motif protein YfkAB: MKVLQKITPSYDPWEAYMDVQEHGKMTLTNVEFTTTTLCNMRCEHCAVGYTLQPKDPNALPLDLILKRLDEITHLRSLSITGGEPMLSKKSVENYVAPILRYAHERGVRTQINSNLTIELARYEQIIPYLDVLHISHNWGTIEDFVEGGFAMMERKPSFEQRAKLFQRMIDNSKALTQAGVIVSAETMLNKRTLPHITHIHRQIVEEMGCQRHEVHPMYPSDFASTLEILTKEEIRAAISNLLDIRDENVWMLFGTLPFYACSDDEEDLKVLQKLRNSKNVTVRNDPDGRSRLNVNIFDGNIIVTDFGDTPALGNIQTHTLQEAYDTWTASKTAKELSCHCPAVKCLGPNILVKNSYYPDTNFLTRKANIM, encoded by the coding sequence ATGAAGGTACTACAAAAAATTACACCCTCCTACGATCCGTGGGAAGCGTATATGGATGTACAAGAGCATGGAAAAATGACGTTAACAAACGTTGAGTTTACCACAACTACTCTTTGCAATATGAGATGCGAGCACTGCGCGGTTGGTTACACACTGCAGCCAAAAGATCCAAATGCCCTGCCTCTTGATTTAATTTTAAAACGCTTGGATGAAATTACGCACTTGCGCTCCCTTAGCATTACTGGCGGTGAGCCGATGCTTTCCAAAAAGTCGGTGGAAAACTATGTGGCACCAATTTTACGTTATGCGCATGAGCGCGGTGTACGCACACAAATTAACTCCAATTTAACTATAGAGTTGGCGCGTTATGAGCAAATTATACCGTACTTGGATGTGTTACATATTTCCCATAACTGGGGGACAATTGAGGATTTCGTGGAAGGCGGATTTGCGATGATGGAGCGCAAGCCGAGCTTCGAGCAGCGTGCAAAGCTGTTCCAGCGCATGATTGACAACAGCAAGGCACTCACACAAGCCGGGGTAATTGTATCAGCAGAAACAATGCTGAATAAACGTACATTGCCTCATATAACGCATATTCACCGACAAATTGTGGAGGAGATGGGCTGCCAAAGGCATGAGGTGCACCCAATGTATCCAAGTGATTTCGCAAGTACACTTGAAATTTTGACAAAAGAGGAAATTCGTGCGGCGATTTCAAATTTGTTGGACATTCGCGATGAAAATGTATGGATGCTGTTTGGCACCCTGCCGTTTTATGCATGCAGTGACGATGAAGAAGATTTGAAGGTTTTGCAAAAGCTGCGTAATAGTAAAAATGTGACAGTGCGAAACGATCCGGACGGTCGCTCTCGTTTAAATGTAAATATTTTTGATGGCAACATCATTGTGACGGACTTCGGTGACACACCGGCGCTTGGTAACATTCAAACACATACCCTGCAGGAAGCTTATGATACCTGGACAGCTTCTAAGACCGCAAAAGAACTGAGCTGCCATTGTCCGGCAGTCAAATGCCTTGGACCGAACATCTTAGTGAAAAACAGCTATTATCCTGATACAAATTTCTTAACAAGAAAAGCCAATATCATGTAA
- the rlmD gene encoding 23S rRNA (uracil(1939)-C(5))-methyltransferase RlmD, translating into MTQKQTPYESKLQMGQTFPVTIKRLGINGEGVGYFKRQVVFIQGALPGEEVVAEVTNIKRGFAEAKLKKIRKASPQRVAPPCPVYDQCGGCQLQHLSYDGQLEQKRDIVVQAFEKYTKVPTSLIRNTIGMEDPWHYRNKSQLQVGKAKNGIIAGLYALGSHQLVDISDCLIQHKATNEVTQKVKRILERLDISVYNERKRTGLIRTIVTRIGVQTGEIQLVLITSKKELPRKEQFIKQVQTALPQVKSIMQNVNGEKTSLIFGDETFRLAGKEVIQETLGDLSFELSARAFFQLNPVQTVKLYDEAKKAAGLTGKEKIVDAYCGVGTIGLWLADGAAEIRGMDVIKESIEDAQKNAKRHGFTNTKYVTGKAEHWLPKWVKEGWRPDVVVVDPPRTGCDDKLLETVLQVQPKRIVYVSCNPSTLARDIEKLSKKYEVTYMQPVDMFPHTAHVENVAQLILKKN; encoded by the coding sequence TTGACACAAAAACAAACACCATACGAAAGCAAGCTTCAAATGGGACAAACCTTTCCCGTTACAATTAAACGACTTGGTATCAACGGCGAAGGGGTCGGCTACTTCAAACGACAGGTCGTCTTCATCCAAGGCGCCCTGCCAGGGGAGGAAGTCGTTGCCGAAGTAACCAACATCAAAAGAGGCTTTGCCGAGGCAAAGCTGAAAAAAATTCGCAAAGCATCACCCCAGCGCGTCGCACCGCCATGTCCCGTATACGACCAATGCGGCGGCTGTCAGCTGCAGCACCTATCCTACGACGGACAACTCGAACAAAAGCGTGACATCGTTGTCCAAGCCTTTGAAAAATACACAAAAGTGCCGACAAGCCTCATCCGTAACACCATCGGGATGGAAGACCCTTGGCACTACCGAAACAAAAGTCAGCTTCAGGTCGGCAAAGCCAAAAACGGCATCATCGCCGGACTGTACGCGCTAGGCTCGCATCAACTTGTCGACATCTCAGACTGCCTCATTCAGCACAAGGCAACAAATGAAGTCACACAAAAGGTGAAGCGCATCCTAGAGAGACTAGACATCTCGGTATATAACGAACGGAAGCGCACCGGACTTATCCGCACCATCGTCACGCGCATCGGTGTGCAAACAGGAGAAATACAGCTCGTCTTAATCACAAGTAAAAAAGAACTGCCCCGCAAAGAGCAGTTCATCAAGCAGGTCCAAACCGCCCTGCCGCAGGTCAAATCCATCATGCAGAACGTAAACGGCGAAAAAACCTCGCTCATCTTCGGTGACGAAACCTTCCGCCTCGCTGGCAAGGAAGTCATCCAAGAAACACTCGGCGATCTCAGCTTCGAGCTATCCGCCCGCGCCTTCTTCCAGCTCAACCCGGTCCAAACCGTCAAGCTGTACGACGAAGCCAAAAAAGCGGCTGGCCTCACCGGCAAAGAAAAAATCGTCGACGCCTACTGCGGCGTAGGCACCATCGGCCTCTGGCTCGCAGACGGCGCCGCCGAAATCCGCGGCATGGACGTCATCAAGGAATCCATTGAAGACGCACAAAAAAATGCCAAACGTCACGGCTTCACCAACACCAAATACGTAACCGGCAAAGCAGAGCACTGGCTCCCCAAATGGGTCAAGGAAGGCTGGCGTCCAGATGTAGTTGTAGTCGACCCGCCAAGAACGGGCTGTGACGACAAGCTGTTAGAAACGGTATTGCAGGTGCAGCCAAAGCGGATCGTGTACGTGTCCTGTAACCCATCAACGCTGGCTAGGGATATCGAGAAGCTGTCGAAGAAATATGAAGTGACTTACATGCAGCCGGTGGATATGTTTCCGCATACGGCGCATGTGGAGAATGTGGCGCAGTTAATTTTGAAGAAGAATTAA
- a CDS encoding YfkD famly protein, with product MRQVITSVFSLLLLLAPCHVFAEKAAIKAPPSALDISKENTYPNPTQDLPRLQPSELAKNLLDTSKIPIENPDLIRMFNETSISNAPLAVGYRAKIYLGQWPLNYESTETTVNWEYQQINRNFHDNRGGKTFHALSYHQDTQKIIQGGLTAPIKNAEDVKKMMLLKAMSKTNLPLAFQTVVGYGTKHSRVYNIAPSNLGYLTAYAPAVNEKGKVTFGEVYLVLKGNQRHLLIKNVTSQGIGAWIPVQDHVSFGFVTSPTPR from the coding sequence ATGAGACAGGTCATTACCAGTGTGTTTTCGCTTTTATTATTGCTTGCGCCTTGTCATGTATTTGCTGAAAAAGCGGCGATTAAAGCTCCGCCTTCCGCTCTCGACATATCAAAGGAAAATACGTATCCCAACCCGACGCAGGATTTGCCGCGGTTGCAGCCGAGCGAGCTCGCTAAAAATCTATTGGATACGTCTAAAATACCAATTGAAAATCCAGATCTTATTCGAATGTTTAACGAAACATCGATTTCCAATGCACCGCTTGCTGTTGGGTACCGTGCTAAAATTTATCTGGGTCAGTGGCCGCTCAACTACGAGTCCACGGAAACAACGGTAAATTGGGAGTATCAACAAATTAATCGAAACTTTCACGATAATCGCGGCGGCAAAACGTTTCACGCATTGTCGTATCATCAGGACACCCAGAAAATCATCCAGGGCGGTTTGACTGCGCCAATTAAGAATGCAGAGGACGTCAAAAAAATGATGCTTCTAAAGGCAATGTCCAAAACGAATTTGCCGCTTGCTTTTCAAACGGTAGTTGGTTACGGTACAAAGCACAGCCGTGTCTACAATATTGCACCAAGCAACTTGGGCTACTTAACAGCCTACGCACCTGCTGTTAACGAAAAAGGGAAAGTAACCTTTGGTGAGGTATATTTGGTGCTAAAGGGCAACCAACGTCACCTGCTTATTAAAAACGTAACCTCACAAGGCATCGGTGCTTGGATTCCGGTGCAGGATCACGTGTCGTTTGGATTTGTTACATCGCCAACGCCGCGCTAA
- a CDS encoding pyridoxamine 5'-phosphate oxidase family protein: protein MDVKSKVTEIMSGQPTGILATIRNQKPHSCYMMFFHEDVTLYAATDRQSKKLSDIEANNAVHVLLGRKGTSWEEEFIEVEGTASVEDNAELKKKFWNENLERWLNGPDDPNYVLLKITPKHIYYVEKAGVMQPEVLTF from the coding sequence ATGGATGTTAAAAGTAAAGTCACAGAGATTATGAGCGGTCAGCCGACAGGGATTTTAGCTACAATTCGTAATCAAAAGCCGCATAGCTGTTATATGATGTTTTTTCATGAAGATGTTACGCTTTATGCAGCGACAGATCGTCAATCCAAAAAACTTTCTGATATTGAAGCAAACAACGCTGTCCATGTATTACTCGGCAGAAAAGGTACGAGCTGGGAAGAAGAGTTTATTGAAGTGGAAGGTACTGCTTCTGTAGAGGACAATGCAGAGCTCAAGAAAAAGTTTTGGAATGAAAATTTAGAACGCTGGCTAAACGGTCCCGATGATCCAAACTACGTATTGCTGAAGATTACACCAAAGCACATTTACTACGTAGAAAAAGCAGGAGTTATGCAGCCTGAAGTACTTACCTTTTAA
- a CDS encoding recombinase family protein, which yields MWGSCTRKGSVQSVTSNKRKNINPKEHVVTKNAHEAIISFEDFKAVK from the coding sequence ATCTGGGGATCTTGTACAAGGAAGGGTTCAGTACAAAGCGTTACAAGCAATAAAAGAAAGAATATAAATCCTAAAGAACATGTTGTAACAAAGAATGCCCACGAAGCTATCATTTCTTTTGAGGACTTCAAAGCTGTTAAGTAA